A window of the Arachis duranensis cultivar V14167 chromosome 5, aradu.V14167.gnm2.J7QH, whole genome shotgun sequence genome harbors these coding sequences:
- the LOC107487053 gene encoding LOW QUALITY PROTEIN: protein TORNADO 2-like (The sequence of the model RefSeq protein was modified relative to this genomic sequence to represent the inferred CDS: inserted 1 base in 1 codon), which yields MALSNNVIGGINLVAVILSIPIIGAGIWLTNEPADSCVKFLQXISYLVAMLVLIVLLVIMVVFVYMVTIRGHGVIEPNRAYLEYHLDDFSSFLRRRVRSSFKWDQIRACLSSSNMCADLNQRFRMPQDFFNAHLTPMQSGCCKPPTLCGYTFVNPTYWISPINSAEDMDCLQWSNDQTQLCYACDSCKAGLLAHLRKEWKRANVILIITIVALIIIYLVGFCAFRNANTEDLFRRYKQGYT from the exons ATGGCACTCAGCAACAATGTGATCGGAGGCATAAACCTAGTGGCGGTGATACTCTCAATCCCCATAATCGGCGCCGGCATATGGCTAACAAACGAGCCAGCAGACTCGTGCGTCAAGTTCCTCC TGATATCGTACCTGGTAGCCATGCTCGTGCTCATAGTGTTGCTGGTCATCATGGTGGTGTTTGTGTACATGGTCACCATTCGTGGCCATGGAGTGATAGAACCCAACCGTGCTTACTTGGAGTACCATCTGGACGATTTCTCTTCGTTCCTAAGAAGACGGGTGAGAAGCTCCTTCAAATGGGACCAGATCAGAGCCTGCCTGAGCTCCAGTAACATGTGTGCCGACCTCAATCAGAGATTCCGAATGCCTCAGGATTTCTTCAATGCACATCTTACACCAATGCAG TCAGGGTGTTGTAAGCCCCCAACACTATGTGGGTACACATTTGTGAATCCAACTTATTGGATAAGCCCGATAAACAGTGCGGAGGACATGGATTGCCTTCAGTGGAGCAACGACCAAACACAACTTTGCTATGCGTGTGACTCCTGCAAGGCTGGTTTGTTGGCTCATCTCAGGAAGGAGTGGAAGAGGGCCAATGTCATTTTGATCATCACCATAGTTGCATTAATCATCATATATTTGGTTGGCTTTTGTGCTTTTAGAAATGCTAACACTGAGGATCTCTTCCGCAGATACAAACAAGGCTATACTTAG
- the LOC107487195 gene encoding 28 kDa ribonucleoprotein, chloroplastic produces MAATLESALSIFASHSHRFSNNNTRLSPNLSSLSFSFNASTPRSFSFLCSTLQEAQPHTPTTQEQPKNVKKKLYVFNLPWSMSVADIKDLFSQCGTVTDVEIIKNKQGKSRGFAFVTMASGEEALAVVHKFNSHQISGREIRIELAKRFKKPPPPPPPSPSPPAGETRHVVYVANLAWKVRSPVLRQFFTDNFKTPVSSRVVFESPAGRSAGYGFVSFLTKEDAEAAISALDGKELMERPLRLKLSEKKVKAAPTERDEDQAPELVDQEKLKEAETEKEEIHDSDAQLEQS; encoded by the exons ATGGCAGCAACATTAGAGTCAGCACTCTCCATATTTGCATCTCACTCTCACCGTTTCTCCAACAACAACACTCGTCTCTCTCCaaacctctcttctctctccttctctttcAATGCCTCCACACCAAGATCATTCTCCTTCCTCTGCTCCACATTGCAAGAAGCACAACCACACACACCTACAACTCAGGAACAACCCAAGAACGTGAAGAAGAAGCTCTATGTCTTCAACTTACCTTGGTCTATGTCCGTTGCTGACATCAAAGACCTGTTTAGCCAATGCGGAACTGTAACAGACGTCGAG ATCATAAAGAACAAACAAGGCAAGAGCAGGGGTTTTGCCTTCGTTACTATGGCTTCAGGGGAAGAGGCTCTGGCTGTCGTTCACAAGTTCAATTCTCAT CAAATATCAGGAAGGGAAATAAGGATAGAGCTTGCCAAGAGATTCAAGAAGCCGCCGCCTCCTCCTCCACCGTCTCCGAGTCCCCCTGCCGGCGAGACACGTCACGTGGTATATGTAGCCAACCTTGCATGGAAAGTAAGATCACCCGTTCTCAGACAATTCTTCACTGATAATTTCAAAACCCCAGTTTCGTCCAGGGTTGTCTTTGAGAGCCCTGCCGGAAGATCTGCAGGGTATGGATTTGTTTCTTTCCTCACAAAAGAGGATGCAGAGGCTGCAATTTCTGCTTTGGATGGGAAG GAATTAATGGAGCGACCACTTCGTCTTAAGTTGAGTGAAAAGAAAGTCAAAGCAGCTCCAACTGAAAGGGATGAAGACCAAGCTCCTGAATTGGTGGATCAAGAGAAGCTCAAAGAAGCTGAAACTGAAAAGGAGGAAATCCATGATTCTGATGCTCAGCTGGAACAATCATAA